One window of Daphnia carinata strain CSIRO-1 chromosome 7, CSIRO_AGI_Dcar_HiC_V3, whole genome shotgun sequence genomic DNA carries:
- the LOC130685836 gene encoding neuroendocrine protein 7B2-like isoform X1 has translation MAVATAISRRSATGTVVCLVLLSSFIALTTAFRSHQETVLSDAYLRGIMNHLGDKMLADATGSEGYLDYPLPSYEDMMSPSVTSEAESEMKEYEEAPESLNEPRERLGLGLSLRDQEYLKHSSLFSRQQEDDQPSSVAGAPTGSLKISETGSTTSGSSSSGKSENVLPAYCNPPNPCPIGYTAEDGCLEEFENTAAFSREYQAAQDCMCDTEHMFDCPASSLNHKNDNAKNRAAANMVDTAIRKIMSDFQGEHKSLVSKKFFADKYYDELTGLKKRAQEAVDMAGADSHSTSENPYLQGDKLPIAAKKGNRVGV, from the exons atgGCAGTGGCTACCGCAATTAGCAG GCGATCAGCAACAGGTACGGTTGTATGTTTGGTGCTGCTCAGCTCCTTCATCGCCTTGACTACGGCTTTCCGCTCTCATCAG GAAACGGTACTGTCGGATGCTTACCTACGAGGAATTATGAATCACCTTGGTGACAAAATGCTGGCCGATGCTACCGGTTCCGAAGGTTACCTCGATTATCCCCTGCCAAG CTACGAGGACATGATGAGTCCATCGGTAACCAGCGAAGCGGAAAGCGAAATGAAAGAGTACGAAGAGGCTCCCGAGAGTTTGAACGAGCCTCGTGAACGTTTGGGACTTGGACTGTCTCTACGCGACCAAGAATATCTGAAGCACAGTTCGTTGTTCTCCCGTCAACAGGAAGATGATCAACCTTCATCAG TTGCAGGTGCCCCCACTGGTTCGCTTAAAATCTCTGAAACTGGTTCGACAACATCGGGATCCAGCTCGTCCGGCAAATCTGAGAATGTCCTTCCAGCATATTGCAATCCACCTAATCCATGCCCGATTGGATACACTG CTGAAGACGGATGCCTGGAGGAATTTGAAAACACAGCCGCATTCAGCCGCGAGTACCAAGCGGCCCAGGATTGCATGTGCGACACGGAACATATG TTTGACTGTCCAGCCTCGTCGTTGAATCATAAAAACGACAATGCCAAAAACCGGGCCGCAGCCAACATGGTCGATACAGCCATCCGCAAAATCATGTCCGACTTCCAG GGAGAACACAAGTCTTTGGTATCCAAGAAGTTCTTCGCTGACAAG TATTATGACGAACTGACGGGATTGAAAAAGCGCGCACAGGAGGCCGTTGATATGGCTGGTGCCGACTCACACTCGACa AGCGAAAATCCTTACCTGCAAGGAGACAAGCTGCCGATTGCTGCCAAGAAAGGTAACCGCGTCGGCGTCTAA
- the LOC130685836 gene encoding uncharacterized protein LOC130685836 isoform X3 yields MAVATAISRRSATGTVVCLVLLSSFIALTTAFRSHQETVLSDAYLRGIMNHLGDKMLADATGSEGYLDYPLPSYEDMMSPSVTSEAESEMKEYEEAPESLNEPRERLGLGLSLRDQEYLKHSSLFSRQQEDDQPSSVAGAPTGSLKISETGSTTSGSSSSGKSENVLPAYCNPPNPCPIGYTAEDGCLEEFENTAAFSREYQAAQDCMCDTEHMFDCPASSLNHKNDNAKNRAAANMVDTAIRKIMSDFQGEHKSLVSKKFFADKVRTKSSLCPNCFQLFSFIGSFV; encoded by the exons atgGCAGTGGCTACCGCAATTAGCAG GCGATCAGCAACAGGTACGGTTGTATGTTTGGTGCTGCTCAGCTCCTTCATCGCCTTGACTACGGCTTTCCGCTCTCATCAG GAAACGGTACTGTCGGATGCTTACCTACGAGGAATTATGAATCACCTTGGTGACAAAATGCTGGCCGATGCTACCGGTTCCGAAGGTTACCTCGATTATCCCCTGCCAAG CTACGAGGACATGATGAGTCCATCGGTAACCAGCGAAGCGGAAAGCGAAATGAAAGAGTACGAAGAGGCTCCCGAGAGTTTGAACGAGCCTCGTGAACGTTTGGGACTTGGACTGTCTCTACGCGACCAAGAATATCTGAAGCACAGTTCGTTGTTCTCCCGTCAACAGGAAGATGATCAACCTTCATCAG TTGCAGGTGCCCCCACTGGTTCGCTTAAAATCTCTGAAACTGGTTCGACAACATCGGGATCCAGCTCGTCCGGCAAATCTGAGAATGTCCTTCCAGCATATTGCAATCCACCTAATCCATGCCCGATTGGATACACTG CTGAAGACGGATGCCTGGAGGAATTTGAAAACACAGCCGCATTCAGCCGCGAGTACCAAGCGGCCCAGGATTGCATGTGCGACACGGAACATATG TTTGACTGTCCAGCCTCGTCGTTGAATCATAAAAACGACAATGCCAAAAACCGGGCCGCAGCCAACATGGTCGATACAGCCATCCGCAAAATCATGTCCGACTTCCAG GGAGAACACAAGTCTTTGGTATCCAAGAAGTTCTTCGCTGACAAGGTAAGGACCAAAAGTAGTTTGTGCCCCAATTGCTTTCAACT cttttctttcattggCTCCTTCGTATGA
- the LOC130685836 gene encoding neuroendocrine protein 7B2-like isoform X4 → MAVATAISRRSATGTVVCLVLLSSFIALTTAFRSHQETVLSDAYLRGIMNHLGDKMLADATGSEGYLDYPLPSYEDMMSPSVTSEAESEMKEYEEAPESLNEPRERLGLGLSLRDQEYLKHSSLFSRQQEDDQPSSVAGAPTGSLKISETGSTTSGSSSSGKSENVLPAYCNPPNPCPIGYTAEDGCLEEFENTAAFSREYQAAQDCMCDTEHMFDCPASSLNHKNDNAKNRAAANMVDTAIRKIMSDFQSENPYLQGDKLPIAAKKGNRVGV, encoded by the exons atgGCAGTGGCTACCGCAATTAGCAG GCGATCAGCAACAGGTACGGTTGTATGTTTGGTGCTGCTCAGCTCCTTCATCGCCTTGACTACGGCTTTCCGCTCTCATCAG GAAACGGTACTGTCGGATGCTTACCTACGAGGAATTATGAATCACCTTGGTGACAAAATGCTGGCCGATGCTACCGGTTCCGAAGGTTACCTCGATTATCCCCTGCCAAG CTACGAGGACATGATGAGTCCATCGGTAACCAGCGAAGCGGAAAGCGAAATGAAAGAGTACGAAGAGGCTCCCGAGAGTTTGAACGAGCCTCGTGAACGTTTGGGACTTGGACTGTCTCTACGCGACCAAGAATATCTGAAGCACAGTTCGTTGTTCTCCCGTCAACAGGAAGATGATCAACCTTCATCAG TTGCAGGTGCCCCCACTGGTTCGCTTAAAATCTCTGAAACTGGTTCGACAACATCGGGATCCAGCTCGTCCGGCAAATCTGAGAATGTCCTTCCAGCATATTGCAATCCACCTAATCCATGCCCGATTGGATACACTG CTGAAGACGGATGCCTGGAGGAATTTGAAAACACAGCCGCATTCAGCCGCGAGTACCAAGCGGCCCAGGATTGCATGTGCGACACGGAACATATG TTTGACTGTCCAGCCTCGTCGTTGAATCATAAAAACGACAATGCCAAAAACCGGGCCGCAGCCAACATGGTCGATACAGCCATCCGCAAAATCATGTCCGACTTCCAG AGCGAAAATCCTTACCTGCAAGGAGACAAGCTGCCGATTGCTGCCAAGAAAGGTAACCGCGTCGGCGTCTAA
- the LOC130685836 gene encoding neuroendocrine protein 7B2-like isoform X2, whose amino-acid sequence MAVATAISRRSATGTVVCLVLLSSFIALTTAFRSHQETVLSDAYLRGIMNHLGDKMLADATGSEGYLDYPLPSYEDMMSPSVTSEAESEMKEYEEAPESLNEPRERLGLGLSLRDQEYLKHSSLFSRQQEDDQPSSGAPTGSLKISETGSTTSGSSSSGKSENVLPAYCNPPNPCPIGYTAEDGCLEEFENTAAFSREYQAAQDCMCDTEHMFDCPASSLNHKNDNAKNRAAANMVDTAIRKIMSDFQGEHKSLVSKKFFADKYYDELTGLKKRAQEAVDMAGADSHSTSENPYLQGDKLPIAAKKGNRVGV is encoded by the exons atgGCAGTGGCTACCGCAATTAGCAG GCGATCAGCAACAGGTACGGTTGTATGTTTGGTGCTGCTCAGCTCCTTCATCGCCTTGACTACGGCTTTCCGCTCTCATCAG GAAACGGTACTGTCGGATGCTTACCTACGAGGAATTATGAATCACCTTGGTGACAAAATGCTGGCCGATGCTACCGGTTCCGAAGGTTACCTCGATTATCCCCTGCCAAG CTACGAGGACATGATGAGTCCATCGGTAACCAGCGAAGCGGAAAGCGAAATGAAAGAGTACGAAGAGGCTCCCGAGAGTTTGAACGAGCCTCGTGAACGTTTGGGACTTGGACTGTCTCTACGCGACCAAGAATATCTGAAGCACAGTTCGTTGTTCTCCCGTCAACAGGAAGATGATCAACCTTCATCAG GTGCCCCCACTGGTTCGCTTAAAATCTCTGAAACTGGTTCGACAACATCGGGATCCAGCTCGTCCGGCAAATCTGAGAATGTCCTTCCAGCATATTGCAATCCACCTAATCCATGCCCGATTGGATACACTG CTGAAGACGGATGCCTGGAGGAATTTGAAAACACAGCCGCATTCAGCCGCGAGTACCAAGCGGCCCAGGATTGCATGTGCGACACGGAACATATG TTTGACTGTCCAGCCTCGTCGTTGAATCATAAAAACGACAATGCCAAAAACCGGGCCGCAGCCAACATGGTCGATACAGCCATCCGCAAAATCATGTCCGACTTCCAG GGAGAACACAAGTCTTTGGTATCCAAGAAGTTCTTCGCTGACAAG TATTATGACGAACTGACGGGATTGAAAAAGCGCGCACAGGAGGCCGTTGATATGGCTGGTGCCGACTCACACTCGACa AGCGAAAATCCTTACCTGCAAGGAGACAAGCTGCCGATTGCTGCCAAGAAAGGTAACCGCGTCGGCGTCTAA
- the LOC130686842 gene encoding gremlin-2-like — protein sequence MVRIVILVVSLLVVCGFDPVAGFRHRRHQHHRDGSRRTDHGTSAILASDEEKLNATKTLRNILQTSPKDALIVTKRRYLRKDWCQSQPLIQRIGQDQCLSVTILNRFCYGQCNSFFIPKNQLKEEDSPDEETQEGQESAAGGAISGAGIAGTAKAFRSCAVCQPKKTSWVTVTLKCPSLVPNIRRRRVLVINQCRCMQPESTSSSS from the coding sequence ATGGTTCGGATCGTTATTCTCGTTGTGTCGCTACTTGTCGTTTGCGGGTTTGATCCAGTTGCGGGATTCAGACATCGCCGGCATCAGCATCATCGTGATGGCAGCCGCCGGACGGATCACGGGACGTCGGCAATCTTGGCGTCGGATGAAGAGAAGTTAAACGCAACCAAGACGTTACGGAATATATTACAAACGAGTCCGAAAGATGCGCTAATCGTCACCAAACGCCGGTACTTGCGAAAGGACTGGTGCCAGTCGCAGCCGCTCATCCAGCGCATCGGACAGGATCAGTGTTTGAGCGTTACCATTCTCAACCGCTTCTGTTACGGCCAGTGCAATTCGTTTTTCATCCCGAAGAATCAgctgaaagaagaagacagtcCCGATGAAGAAACACAGGAAGGACAGGAAAGTGCGGCCGGTGGAGCCATTAGCGGAGCCGGAATCGCCGGAACGGCTAAAGCCTTCCGGTCTTGCGCCGTCTGCCAGCCGAAGAAGACCAGTTGGGTGACGGTAACTCTCAAGTGTCCCTCGCTGGTGCCCAACATCCGGCGGAGGCGCGTCCTTGTCATCAACCAGTGCCGATGCATGCAGCCAGAATCGACGTCGTCTTCGTCATAA
- the LOC130685376 gene encoding ribosomal RNA processing protein 1 homolog: MAVSTKTRGKSQNDPKLKIENAAKRMTPEVYFARKLASNEKKIRDRSLKKLRRWIAARSTVPDAFSEDELMKLWKGLFYCMWMSDKPLIQEDLAETISGLVHSIVDRMTAPRFITAALKTMARDWSGIDTWRMDKFLMFVRRIIRHSLEYLAQGGWKKEEVNSYSKMLSEVIINANESTAVLNVPIGLQLHVTNLFPEELAKAGGEELSSSTILKMFEPFAKCLATSNDYRLKKDVHQHVFTYLIKQSDQALEYEELGLEKQAIISMSDAKANRRKAKKFKKNHAVIVQNEEKEEEINPHSEIDEDEDADDGESENEDDMEMEESNFDWGAKDPRAGGVDAIIPQIQPDYNQIADMLFQMASEKSVRAKNRKSIYDIVKKFRDLASGIYPLAVNFATVGPGLTPRCMKSAAKQFIRDELSMTEQRNADRMEMRKSSKAYKKLQGIKTDIFSEPIEDVFEGEADEAVVDEEGRDVADLVDDDVENEDSDPELDTSDEDNPSDEEDEISDDEEDEISDDEEDEISDDEEDEISDDEADEKKVVVAPKQIAKEAPKSKRPKMTFEVENNWEEEAVLPPASMQQLKQKLKAGKRQKNSGWTESPTKGEIEIVIPNKKFKGSHQLQSTQTTSENKKTNSSTNGGKRRVNFVLNKNTAQEPKDYQESLRKSPGVPHDPDRQPSGGGVLKRNDINTIKLASSPVTRKPQRTGRKVF; the protein is encoded by the exons ATGGCTGTCTCGACGAAAACACGTGGTAAAAGCCAAAACGACCCTAaactgaaaattgaaaatgctGCCAAAAGGATGACGCCAGAAGTTTATTTTGCAAGAAAGTTAgcatcaaatgaaaaaaaaattcgtgatcGGTCGcttaaaaaattaagaagaTGGATCGCAGCGCGATCAACAGTCCCAGACG CTTTTAGCGAAGACGAACTTATGAAATTGTGGAAAGGACTGTTCTACTGTATGTGGATGTCTGACAAACCCTTGATTCAGGAAGATTTGGCTGAAACCATTTCAGGGCTCGTCCATTCCATTGTTGATCGCATGACAGCTCCAAGGTTCATTACTGCTGCCCTCAAAACAATGGCTCGGGATTGGTCTGGCATCGACACCTGGAGAAtggataaatttttaatg TTTGTGAGAAGGATTATTCGGCATAGCCTAGAATATCTGGCTCAAGGGGGTTGGAAGAAGGAAGAAGTAAATAGCTATTCAAAAATGCTATCGGAAGTCATCATTAATGCAAATGAAAGCACAGCTGTATTAAATGTCCCCATTGGTCTTCAGCTTCATGTAACAAACTTATTTCCTGAAGAGTTAGCCAAG GCTGGGGGAGAAGAGTTAAGTTCTTCAACCATTTTAAAGATGTTTGAACCATTTGCCAAATGCCTTGCCACCAGTAATGACTACAGACTGAAAAAGGATGTCCACCAGCACGTTTTCACTTACTTGATCAAGCAAAGTGACCAAGCGTTGGAGTATGAAGAACTTGGTCTTGAAAAGCAAGCCATCATTTCCATGAGTGATGCTAAAGCTAATAGACgaaaagcaaagaaatttaaaaaaaatcatgcagTAATTGttcaaaatgaagaaaaggaagaggaaaTAAATCCGCATTCTGAGatagacgaagatgaagatgctGACGATGGTGAAAGTGAAAACGAAGATGACATGGAGATGGAGGAATCAAATTTTGATTGGGGAGCTAAGGATCCAAGAGCTGGTGGTGTTGATGCTATTATACCTCAGATCCAACCAGACTACAATCAAATAGCTGACATGCTTTTCCAAATGGCATCGGAGAAGTCCGTACGTGCTAAGAATCGGAAATCCATTTACGATATTGTTAAGAA ATTTCGTGATTTGGCCAGCGGAATATATCCTTTGGCTGTTAATTTCGCAACTGTGGGACCCGGCCTGACACCAAGATGTATGAAATCAGCCGCTAAGCAGTTTATTAGGGATGAGCTTTCCATGACTGAACAGAGGAATGCGGACAGAATGGAAATGAGAAAATCGTCGAAAGCATACAAAAAACTTCAAGGAATAAAAACGGACATCTTCAGTGAACCAATCGAAGATGTTTTCGAAGGAGAAGCCGACGAGGCAGTAGTAGATGAAGAAGGCAGGGATGTTGCTGATCTCGTTGATGACGATGTAGAAAATGAAGATTCTGACCCAGAGCTAGATACTTCTGATGAAGATAATCCTTcagacgaagaagatgaaatctctgacgacgaagaagatgaaatctctgatgacgaagaagatgaaatctctgatgacgaagaagatgaaatctCTGATGACGAAGCAGACGAAAAGAAGGTAGTGGTGGCCCCCAAACAAATTGCAAAG GAGGCTCCAAAGTCGAAACGACCAAAAATGACTTTCGAAGTCGAAAATAAttgggaagaagaagcagTTCTTCCTCCAGCTTCCATGCAACAGTTAAAACAGAAGCTGAAAGCtggaaaaaggcaaaaaaattcTGGATGGACTGAAAGTCCAACAAAAGGCGAAATAGAGATTGTAATTCCCAATAAGAAATTTAAAGGCTCTCACCAATTGCAGTCTACACAAACCACGTCTGAG aacaaaaaaacaaattcatcgACGAACGGTGGAAAGCGGCGAGTCAATTTTGTACTCAACAAAAACACTGCTCAAG